DNA from Sulfodiicoccus acidiphilus:
GGGGACGCGGTGGAGGGAGTAGGGGCTCCGGTGCCAGTGTCTGGAGACGCCGGCGATCAACAGGCGGCCCTCTTCGGACAGGCGGCCATGTCACCAGGCGAAGTGAAGTCCACTTACGGCACTGGGAACTTCGTTCTCATGAACCTGGGCTTTGACCCTGTGAAATCCAAGGACTTACTCACCACCATCGCGTGGGGACTCGATAAGAGAAGGGTCTCTTACGCACTGGAAGGAAGCGTCTTCGCCACTGGGGCCGCAGTTCAGTGGCTTAGGGACGGTCTGAAGATCTTGGACCGCTCGGACGAGGTCGAGTCTCTCGCCTCCACCTCGAGAGATAACGAGGGGGTGTACTTCGTCCCCGCTTTCGTTGGACTAGGTACCCCTTACTGGGACCCATACGCTAGAGGTGTGATAGTTGGAATTACCAGGGGCACTTCGAGGTCCACCATAGCCCGGGCTACGCTGGAGTCCATTGCCTACCAGACTAGGGACGTGATCGAGGTGATGGAGAAGGATTCAGGGGCTAAGATCTCCAGACTGAAGGTGGACGGTGGCGCTACTAGGGATAGACTGCTCATGCAGTTCCAGGCCGACGTCCTCGGAGTGCCGGTGGTCAGACCCAAGGTGTTGGAGACTACTGCCCTAGGATCGGCCTTCCTAGCGGGGTTGGCTGTGGACTTGTGGTCGTTGGAGGACATTGTGGGAAAGTGGAAACCAGAAGCGACCTTTTACCCGACCATGTTAGAAGAACGAAGGGAGAAGCTCTACAGAGGATGGAAGGAGGCGGTGAAGAGGTCATTGGGGTGGGCCAGGGTGGTTGAGGGGGAGCAAGCACCATAGTGGGGGCAAGGTGGGGTCGGAGTCTTCCTGGACGACCTAGTCATAGATGGGTCAATTACTTCCCGTGCAATGTCTCTGGTGGAAAAGGCGGAGTCAGAGGTAGAAGGGGACCGAGGTGATGGAAAGTTCGGCGACCCCAAGTAATTCTGAAGTCTGATTGGAAAAGAAACACGTTATAGCTGGACTCGACGGACTCGAGGTAGAGCGAGAGGGAAGTCATTTCCTGCTCCTCCTAACCACAAGTTCCCCCAGCCTACTCAACCTGTAGTACTTGTGATGAGTCCTCGTCTCCCTCTTGGGTTTGGCCTTTCTTTCCCCGAACTTTATCACCTTGGATTTGTCCTCCTCCATCAGACCCAGCTTAACCAATCTCTCCAGCTCCCTATTCACTTCCTCCAGACTCATTCCGGTGAGCTTAGCGAACGTCAACGCGTGGTCAACGTTGACCTTCTCCGCAACTTCCAGCACCTTCAAGTCAGTCTCTCCCAGAGATTCAAGGTAGGCCTGCACCGGATCCCTCTCGAGTTCTCTCAGAAGGTGTTCGCCACACCTTGTGAGCCTGTAGTAGGTATGATGTTTCCTCACCTCGGAGGAAAGCTTGAACTTAGCCTCGGTGTTCTTAACGGCAGAACCGTGGACCCTCTCAATCAATCCCCTCCTCTCGAGCTCCTCTAGAGCAGCGACTGCCTCCTCCAGCGGTACCCCAACGTTTAAGGCCACCGACTTTCCGTAGTCTATGTTGGCCTTTCTGAGGTGCCTCATCACTTTAATCAAGAGCTCGTTCCCGAGCACCTCTATGGTCTTACCTTCCTCAGGAACTCCGTCACCGTCTCGTTGAATTCGTCCGGTGCGTCTAGGTAACAAGCATGTCTCACCCCGACCAGCTTCAGTTCTGCTCCCCTCCTCTGTAGGGCCTCGTAGTTCTCTTTAGGTGACACCTCGTCCCTCTTTCCCCACACGAGTAGGATGGGGAGGTTAAGGAAGTCGAGCTTCTCTCCTTGGTCAACCACCCCTACCGCTCCAACGAGTACGAGGGCCCACACCTTGGTCAGATCCTTCAGAGAAGCCCTCAGTGCTACGTTTCCTCCCAACGACGCTCCGAGGAGGGCTGCCCTTCCATCGACGAAGTCGACGAACCTGAGGACGAACTCAGCGGGGTCGAGTGGAGATTGCTGAGACTGGCCGTAGCCAGGCATGTCCAACGCCACTGCTCTGAAGCCAGCTTCCGCCAATGCTCTCAACGTGCCCACCTCGACCCAAGTGTGGGCGTTGAACCTGGCGCCATGAAGGAGGATCACTGGTTTTCCTGAACCTTCCTCTACGTAGTGTATCCTCGCTCCAGCGACGATCGCGTATCGATCCACCAGTTCCATTGCGCGCCCCCCTTAAAAAGGATTTTCCTTTTTTATCAGTGGTAGATTTAATTTGCCTGGTGAGATTGCGGAGGGAAGGCCAAGGGAGTAGAACGGTCCCTCTTAATCGAGTTTAGTATAGCTCCATCGTCAAGACGGTGATATTGTTTGGTGGCAGGCCTGAGGTGTCGTAGGTGCTAGGGCCGTCGATGTCTTCACTTTCCCTCCGGTTCGCTGTTACTGTTCGAATCCACCGAGGAACGGTGCCCACCTCACTGTGGACTCTGAGAGAGATCCCTCGCACCTGAGAGGCCAGAGCCGATCAAGATTGGTCAGTTAGCGCCTCTGACCAGCAGCTAGGGGTTGTGGCCTCTCCTCCCTAGGCTGGGATAGGTACTCCCTAACTAAAAGGATGGAGAACGCCACTGACACGGGTACGAGGAGAGCGAAGGCGAATCGTAGGCCGGCCAGTTCGACTATCCCCCCCAGTACTATAGGGATGAAAGACCCCACACCACTCATCAACGCCGAGTAGAAGCTGTTGGCTACGTTCCTCTCCTCCTCCGATGGGAAGGCCCTTGACAGTAACACCAGTGACGTAGGGAAAGTTAGGCCGTGGGGGACACCCAATGCCAGCAGGGCCATAGCGTAGGCCGTGACGTTCGGAGAGAACGCTACCGCTAATAGCCCTCCAGCCGTGAGAACCGAGGAGAGTCCTATCATGGCCCACAGGTTTTTGGGAGGTCTCACAGTAAAGGCGAACCTACTTAATAGTGATGTTCCGAAGAAGGCAGTGAAGAGGAGGGTGGCGACGGCGTAGGATTGGTGGAACTGCTCGACCGCATATATCCCACCGAAGGTGGTGAGCATACCGAAAGGTAACGAGTACATGAGGTTGTTGAACACTGCAGCCCTGAAGCCTGACGACTTCCAGACCTCC
Protein-coding regions in this window:
- the glpK gene encoding glycerol kinase GlpK gives rise to the protein MTRFVLSLDEGTTSARAAVFSEEAELVGFGQYEFPQFFPRPGWVEQDPEAIWEAQLKAIRDALRTAKVEPSQISAVGVTNQRETTVVWDARTGRPVYNAIVWQDRRTAKFTDELRNNYAEFFKERTGLIPDPYFSASKLIWLLDNVPGLREKAEKGDVKFGTIDTYLIWKLTGGKAHVTDYSNASRTMLFNLRRLEWDDDIVELLKVPQSILPEPLPSSWNYGDAVEGVGAPVPVSGDAGDQQAALFGQAAMSPGEVKSTYGTGNFVLMNLGFDPVKSKDLLTTIAWGLDKRRVSYALEGSVFATGAAVQWLRDGLKILDRSDEVESLASTSRDNEGVYFVPAFVGLGTPYWDPYARGVIVGITRGTSRSTIARATLESIAYQTRDVIEVMEKDSGAKISRLKVDGGATRDRLLMQFQADVLGVPVVRPKVLETTALGSAFLAGLAVDLWSLEDIVGKWKPEATFYPTMLEERREKLYRGWKEAVKRSLGWARVVEGEQAP
- a CDS encoding DUF2250 domain-containing protein; the protein is MEVLGNELLIKVMRHLRKANIDYGKSVALNVGVPLEEAVAALEELERRGLIERVHGSAVKNTEAKFKLSSEVRKHHTYYRLTRCGEHLLRELERDPVQAYLESLGETDLKVLEVAEKVNVDHALTFAKLTGMSLEEVNRELERLVKLGLMEEDKSKVIKFGERKAKPKRETRTHHKYYRLSRLGELVVRRSRK
- a CDS encoding alpha/beta fold hydrolase, with product MELVDRYAIVAGARIHYVEEGSGKPVILLHGARFNAHTWVEVGTLRALAEAGFRAVALDMPGYGQSQQSPLDPAEFVLRFVDFVDGRAALLGASLGGNVALRASLKDLTKVWALVLVGAVGVVDQGEKLDFLNLPILLVWGKRDEVSPKENYEALQRRGAELKLVGVRHACYLDAPDEFNETVTEFLRKVRP
- a CDS encoding MFS transporter; the protein is MDKKVIYLALVLFTITFSLRASNNMLMTTVPLVARYDFHFSSAVVGVVASVSSVFAFLGSIINSRLRGESRRKTFVYASLAYAVLFPLFYLSNSVTVWLLSAAIGLAMGLVTPNLINVAGSYEDRKVRERMLSFYTVILSLSLIVGPSIESVVLIRFSLLQAFLFFSVFAATVAGTSFTVKFKPYGGRVTTNREVWKSSGFRAAVFNNLMYSLPFGMLTTFGGIYAVEQFHQSYAVATLLFTAFFGTSLLSRFAFTVRPPKNLWAMIGLSSVLTAGGLLAVAFSPNVTAYAMALLALGVPHGLTFPTSLVLLSRAFPSEEERNVANSFYSALMSGVGSFIPIVLGGIVELAGLRFAFALLVPVSVAFSILLVREYLSQPREERPQPLAAGQRR